In the Apteryx mantelli isolate bAptMan1 chromosome 1, bAptMan1.hap1, whole genome shotgun sequence genome, one interval contains:
- the ZBTB21 gene encoding zinc finger and BTB domain-containing protein 21, with the protein MEGLLHYINPAHAISLLSALNEERLKGQLCDVVLIVGDQKFRAHKNVLAASSEYFQTLFTNKENESQSVFQLDFCEPDAFDNVLNYIYSSSLFIEKGNLAAVQELGYSLGISFLTNIVSKSPQAPFPACPMKKILYQDEDESSSQKRSVIVCQNRNEAQGKSVNSTQHDLSHTSKPSPSVAVKTNSRPQVTKPTESLHNLPLAEKRWLKETPVSYTKLHETSGTVEDQSRGGLVKRNTVLPQKPLAEKEVASDEPGGSGQLLRGKAAEMSLKRPRPPVLSLRGSSESTFLLQESGKGNGQGEDRNLLYYSKLGLVIPSSGSGPENQSIDRSGPLVKSLLRRSLSMDSQVPIYSPSVDLKPSQVSSSSSPGTNDSQGKTFNVVSQKASLKEASEKLVLDEKPQVIHPHRLRSFSASQSTDREVASPLTEVRIKTEPSSPLSDPSEIIRVTVGDASTSTDKDFAFKTEDDHREPSRLPAKRRFQDDRRLPFKKLKVNEQDSPGSEDNFEEGSSPTHLDADFPDSDVSKDEYSEMEEARPNKKFKCKHCLKIFRSTAGLHRHVNMYHNPEKPYACDICHKRFHTNFKVWTHCQTQHGIVKNPSPASSSHAVLDEKFQRKLIDIVREREIKKALIVKLRRGKQSFQGQSASQAQQVIKRNLRSRTKGSYICTYCGKTYRFLSQFKQHIKMHPGEKPIGGNKVPKQKDHVHIESPVENKEVYQCRLCNAKLSSLIEQGNHERLCRKATVCPYCSLRFSSPELKHEHESKCEYKKLTCLECMRTFKSSFSIWRHQVEVHNQNTMAPTENFSLPILDHNGEITSSSRLPPQSETNKTNNFVTAKEDGVFSDSSEQINFDSEDSSCLPEDLSVSKQFKIQIKEEPADDVEDEVTEASREPKEVVSNKDAGLWPCEKCGKIFTVHKQLERHQELLCSVKPFICHVCNKAFRTNFRLWSHFQSHMSQAAEESTNKEPEMCPPANSPSPPPLPPPPPLPKIQPLEPDSPTGLSESSTTTEKLFAPQESDTLFYHAPPLSAITFKRQYMCKLCHRTFKTAFSLWSHEQTHN; encoded by the coding sequence ATGGAGGGGCTCTTGCATTACATAAATCCAGCACATGCCATTTCACTTCTAAGCGCACTGAACGAGGAACGTCTAAAGGGACAGCTATGTGATGTTGTTCTTATAGTAGGAGATCAGAAATTTCGAGCTCATAAAAATGTTCTGGCTGCCAGCAGTGAATACTTCCAGACACTGTTCACAAATAAGGAGAATGAGTCTCAGTCAGTGTTTCAACTTGACTTTTGTGAACCGGATGCTTTCGATAATGTGTTAAACTACATTTACTCTTCATCCTTGTTCATTGAGAAAGGCAATCTTGCAGCTGTGCAAGAACTGGGCTACAGTCTTGGAATATCCTTTCTTACAAACATTGTTTCTAAGAGTCCTCAAGCTCCTTTTCCAGCTTGCCCCATGAAGAAAATACTGTATCAGGACGAAGATGAAAGTAGCTCTCAGAAGAGAAGTGTCATTGTCTGTCAGAACAGAAATGAAGCACAAGGGAAAAGTGTAAATTCAACACAACATGATTTAAGCCATACTTCTAAACCTTCACCCTCTGTTGCTGTCAAAACTAACAGTAGACCACAAGTAACAAAACCAACTGAATCACTTCACAACTTACCACTCGCTGAAAAGAGATGGCTGAAAGAAACCCCTGTGAGCTATACCAAGCTTCATGAAACTTCTGGAACTGTGGAGGATCAGAGCAGAGGTGGTTTAGTGAAAAGGAATACAGTATTGCCTCAAAAGCCTTTAGCAGAGAAGGAAGTTGCAAGCGATGAACCAGGAGGCAGTGGTCAGCTTTTAAGAGGAAAAGCTGCAGAGATGTCATTAAAAAGACCACGTCCACCAGTGTTGTCTTTGCGTGGCTCATCAGAATCTACATTTTTGTTGCAAgagtcaggaaaaggaaatggtcaAGGAGAAGACAGAAACTTGCTATACTACTCAAAGTTGGGACTAGTAATCCCATCAAGTGGATCTGGTCCAGAAAACCAAAGTATTGACCGAAGTGGGCCACTTGTAAAAAGTCTCCTTCGAAGATCATTGTCCATGGACAGTCAGGTTCCTATTTATTCACCTTCTGTTGACCTAAAACCTTCACAGGTATCGTCATCCTCCTCACCAGGGACTAATGATTCCCAGGGGAAGACATTTAATGTTGTATCTCAAAAGGCGTCCTTGAAAGAGGCATCAGAAAAGTTGGTCTTAGATGAGAAACCACAGGTAATACACCCACATCGCCTTAGGTCCTTCAGTGCCTCTCAGTCAACTGATAGGGAGGTTGCTTCCCCTCTCACAGAGGTGCGAATAAAAACTGAACCTAGCAGTCCACTCTCAGATCCTTCTGAAATAATAAGAGTTACAGTGGGAGATGCTTCAACATCTACAGATAAAGactttgcttttaaaactgaGGATGATCATAGGGAACCAAGTAGACTTCCAGCCAAAAGGAGATTTCAAGATGATAGAAGACTACCATTTAAAAAACTGAAGGTGAATGAGCAGGATTCTCCTGGGTCAGAAGATAACTTTGAGGAAGGCTCAAGCCCTACACACCTTGATGCTGATTTTCCTGATTCTGATGTCAGTAAAGATGAATACAGTGAGATGGAAGAAGCAAGACCAAACAAAAAATTTAAGTGCAAGCACTGCCTTAAGATTTTTAGATCAACAGCAGGTCTTCATCGTCACGTTAACATGTATCATAATCCAGAGAAGCCCTATGCTTGTGATATATGCCACAAGAGATTTCACACGAATTTCAAAGTGTGGACACACTGCCAGACGCAACATGGAATTGTGAAGAATCCCTCACCAGCTTCCAGTTCGCATGCTGTTTTGGatgaaaaatttcaaagaaaactcATTGAtatagtgagagagagagaaataaaaaaagctcTGATAGTTAAACTCAGACGTGGCAAGCAAAGTTTTCAGGGACAGTCTGCTTCACAAGCACAACAAGTCATCAAAAGGAATTTGCGATCAAGAACCAAAGGATCCTATATTTGCACCTACTGTGGGAAAACGTATCGTTTCCTGTCTCAATTTAAACAGCACATAAAAATGCATCCAGGGGAAAAACCAATTGGAGGAAATAAGGTTCCTAAGCAGAAAGATCATGTTCATATTGAAAGTCCAGTAGAAAACAAAGAGGTTTATCAGTGCCGTCTCTGTAATGCTAAGCTCTCTTCACTTATTGAACAGGGAAATCATGAGCGACTCTGTAGAAAGGCTACTGTCTGTCCTTACTGCAGCCTTAGATTTTCTTCTCCAGAGCTGAAGCATGAGCATGAAAGCAAGTGTGAATATAAGAAGCTTACTTGTCTTGAGTGTATGCGCACCTTTAAATCATCCTTTAGTATTTGGCGTCATCAAGTTGAAGTTCACAATCAAAACACAATGGCTCCAACAGAGAACTTTTCTTTACCTATACTGGATCACAATGGAGAAATAACTAGTTCATCAAGATTGCCTCCTCAGTCAGAAACCAATAAAACAAACAATTTTGTTACTGCAAAAGAAGATGGCGTATTTAGTGATTCATCAGAACAAATCAATTTTGATTCTGAAGATTCCTCGTGCCTACCTGAGGACTTAAGTGTTTCCAAGCAGTTTAAAATTCAAATCAAAGAAGAACCTGCAGATGATGTAGAGGACGAGGTCACAGAAGCCAGTAGAGAACCTAAAGAAGTAGTCTCGAACAAAGATGCTGGTTTGTGGCCCTGTGAAAAGTGTGGGAAAATTTTTACTGTACACAAACAACTGGAGCGTCACCAAGAGCTcttgtgctctgtgaagccattTATTTGTCATGTGTGCAACAAGGCCTTCCGAACCAATTTCCGGCTGTGGAGTCACTTCCAGTCTCACATGTCACAGGCTGCAGAGGAGTCCACAAATAAGGAACCTGAGATGTGTCCACCAGCTAACTCCCCATCACCACCACCTTTGCCTCCACCCCCACCTTTACCCAAAATCCAGCCCTTGGAGCCTGATAGTCCAACAGGCTTGTCTGAAAGCTCCACTACTACTGAAAAATTGTTTGCCCCACAGGAGTCGGATACGCTCTTTTATCACGCTCCACCACTCTCAGCAATCACATTCAAAAGACAGTACATGTGTAAACTCTGTCACAGGACTTTCAAGACAGCATTTAGTCTTTGGAGCCATGAACAGACACACAATTAG